The Xanthomonas sp. CFBP 8443 genome has a window encoding:
- a CDS encoding VWA domain-containing protein, giving the protein MTDTTEALDTPTSREQRWRLILGQEADRSCGALPKNLQGIDQALAALYEPDGPGGLGRRGGRGASSPNVARWLGDIRRYFPSSVVQVMQRDALQRLDLTQMLLEKEMLEQVQPDVHMVANLIGLSRVIPAETKDTARMVVRKVVDDLLRQLEEPMRSAVTGALDRARRNRRPRLAEIDWHRTIRSNLRHWQPELRTVVPQELVGYGRKARKPQREVLLCIDQSGSMAASVVYSSIFGAVMASLPAVATRLVVFDTEVVDMSEQLDDPVDLLFGVQLGGGTDIHRAVSYCQGIIREPHNAILVLISDLYEGGVEDNLLARARELLEAGVQFIVLLALSDEGAPSYDRSLAGKLAALGVPSFACTPDAFPGLMAAAIRRDDINQWAGGQGLLTTR; this is encoded by the coding sequence ATGACCGATACCACCGAAGCACTGGACACCCCCACCTCGCGCGAGCAGCGCTGGCGATTGATTCTGGGCCAGGAGGCCGATCGCAGCTGCGGCGCGTTGCCCAAGAACCTGCAGGGCATCGACCAGGCCCTGGCCGCGCTGTACGAACCTGATGGCCCCGGCGGCCTGGGTCGCCGCGGCGGGCGCGGGGCGTCTTCCCCGAATGTGGCCCGCTGGCTGGGCGACATCCGCCGTTATTTCCCGTCATCCGTGGTCCAGGTGATGCAGCGCGACGCCCTGCAGCGGCTGGATCTCACCCAGATGCTGCTGGAAAAGGAAATGCTGGAGCAGGTGCAGCCCGACGTGCACATGGTGGCCAACCTGATCGGCCTGAGCCGGGTGATTCCGGCAGAGACCAAGGACACCGCACGCATGGTGGTGCGCAAGGTGGTGGACGACCTGCTGCGCCAGCTCGAGGAGCCCATGCGCTCCGCAGTGACCGGCGCACTGGACCGCGCCCGCCGCAACCGCCGCCCGCGCCTGGCCGAGATCGACTGGCACCGCACCATCCGCAGCAACCTGCGCCACTGGCAGCCGGAACTGCGCACCGTGGTGCCGCAGGAGTTGGTCGGCTATGGCCGCAAGGCAAGAAAGCCGCAGCGGGAAGTGCTGCTGTGCATCGACCAGAGCGGTTCCATGGCGGCATCGGTGGTGTATTCGAGCATCTTCGGCGCGGTGATGGCCTCGTTGCCGGCGGTGGCCACGCGTCTGGTGGTGTTCGACACCGAAGTGGTGGACATGAGCGAACAGCTGGACGACCCGGTGGATCTGCTGTTCGGCGTGCAGCTGGGCGGCGGCACCGACATCCACCGCGCGGTGAGCTACTGCCAGGGCATCATCCGTGAACCGCACAACGCCATCCTGGTGCTCATCTCCGACCTGTACGAGGGCGGGGTGGAAGACAACCTGCTGGCCCGCGCCCGCGAGCTGCTGGAGGCCGGCGTGCAGTTCATCGTGCTGCTGGCACTCAGCGACGAAGGCGCGCCGTCCTACGATCGAAGCTTGGCCGGCAAGCTGGCGGCACTGGGCGTACCGTCGTTCGCCTGCACGCCGGACGCATTCCCGGGGCTGATGGCCGCTGCGATCCGCCGCGACGACATCAACCAATGGGCAGGCGGGCAGGGGCTGTTGACGACGCGTTGA
- a CDS encoding DUF5682 family protein, with protein sequence MSEGISLFGIRHHGPGCARSLLAALEALQPDCVLIEGPTGTEALLPHVLEAGMQPPVALLSYSVDDPQLAVFHPYALYSPEWQAMSWALRNGVPVRFMDVPPALTLEWQAQARADRLVPEAAEALDAADETAVQPQGDAGSAAEEDAEARPADPLDWLARAAGHADGEAWWNYMVEERGNGQGLFDAIAEAMAAVREHTPEHPGLRGEHEVVREAHMRTALRSASKEFARVAVVCGAWHVPALQPAALRANSTTADNRLLKGMPKRKTQSTWVPWTYRHLSAESGYGAGVDAPGWYDHLWRNAGSHDQRTVGWYARVGRLLREHGLDCSPAHLIEATRLADTLAALRGHPSPGLEDIAEASRAVICNGDDAPMRLIRERLMVGDALGQVPESVPVVPLQRDLEAQQKRLRLKPEALEKTLDLDLRKDNDLARSHLLHRLRLIGIEWGRLARTGHSVRGTFHEVWQLAWQPHFLVDLVEASRHGQTLLDAASSKAIAQARKAEALPELSGLVDQVLLADLPQAVRAIAAELEARAATDADPLALLGALPPLANIHRYGNVRQTEGVQVAHLFDSMLERAVIGLTLALSSLDEARAEQARTVVLDADRAIGLRDDAGGSAGWQHALQRVALSSSCSALLRGVALRLLFDTQAVAADTVHVQLQQQLSPGAEPLQAAQWLDGFLNRNATVLLHDDAVWRMIDEWVVALDEAQLVRVLPLVRRTFAAFEAADRRDLGTRVKRAPVQKPAAVLAPDWNVARAERALPMLRELLGLPA encoded by the coding sequence ATGAGCGAAGGCATCTCCCTTTTCGGCATCCGCCACCACGGCCCGGGCTGCGCGCGCAGCCTGCTGGCTGCGTTGGAGGCGCTGCAGCCGGACTGCGTGTTGATTGAAGGCCCGACGGGTACCGAGGCGTTGCTGCCGCACGTGTTGGAGGCGGGCATGCAGCCGCCGGTGGCGTTGCTTTCCTATAGCGTGGACGACCCGCAGCTGGCGGTGTTCCATCCCTATGCGCTGTACTCGCCGGAATGGCAGGCCATGAGCTGGGCGTTACGCAACGGCGTGCCGGTACGCTTCATGGACGTGCCCCCGGCGCTGACGCTGGAATGGCAGGCGCAGGCCCGCGCGGACCGCCTGGTACCGGAGGCCGCCGAAGCGCTGGACGCAGCGGATGAAACAGCGGTGCAGCCCCAAGGCGATGCCGGATCTGCCGCTGAAGAAGACGCCGAAGCCCGCCCGGCCGACCCACTGGACTGGCTGGCGCGGGCCGCCGGCCACGCCGACGGCGAGGCGTGGTGGAACTACATGGTGGAAGAGCGGGGCAACGGGCAGGGGCTGTTCGACGCCATTGCCGAGGCCATGGCAGCCGTGCGCGAGCACACACCGGAACACCCCGGTCTTCGCGGCGAGCACGAGGTGGTACGCGAGGCGCACATGCGCACCGCATTGCGCAGCGCCAGCAAGGAATTCGCGCGCGTTGCCGTCGTGTGCGGGGCCTGGCACGTGCCGGCGCTGCAGCCGGCCGCCCTGCGCGCCAACAGCACCACGGCAGACAACCGCCTGCTCAAGGGCATGCCCAAGCGCAAGACGCAGAGCACCTGGGTGCCGTGGACCTACCGCCACCTGAGTGCCGAAAGCGGATACGGTGCCGGCGTGGACGCGCCGGGCTGGTACGACCACCTGTGGCGCAACGCCGGCTCGCACGACCAGCGTACCGTGGGCTGGTATGCCCGCGTGGGCCGATTGCTGCGCGAGCACGGGCTGGATTGCTCCCCGGCCCATCTCATCGAAGCCACGCGCCTGGCCGACACCCTGGCCGCGCTTCGCGGCCATCCTTCGCCGGGGCTGGAAGACATTGCCGAAGCCAGTCGCGCCGTCATCTGCAATGGCGACGACGCGCCCATGCGGCTCATCCGCGAACGTCTCATGGTGGGCGACGCGCTGGGCCAGGTGCCCGAAAGCGTGCCGGTGGTACCGCTGCAGCGCGACCTGGAAGCCCAGCAGAAACGCCTGCGCCTGAAACCCGAGGCGCTGGAAAAAACGCTGGATCTGGACCTGCGCAAGGACAACGACCTGGCGCGAAGCCACTTGCTGCACCGCCTACGGCTGATCGGCATCGAATGGGGGAGGCTTGCGCGCACCGGGCATTCGGTGCGCGGCACCTTCCACGAAGTCTGGCAGTTGGCGTGGCAGCCGCACTTCCTGGTGGATCTGGTGGAGGCCAGCCGCCACGGGCAGACCCTGCTGGACGCCGCTTCCAGCAAGGCCATCGCGCAGGCGCGCAAGGCCGAAGCGCTGCCGGAACTTTCCGGACTGGTGGACCAGGTGCTGCTGGCCGATCTGCCGCAGGCGGTGCGCGCCATTGCCGCCGAGCTGGAGGCGCGCGCAGCCACGGATGCCGATCCGCTGGCCCTGCTTGGCGCACTGCCGCCGCTGGCCAACATCCACCGCTACGGCAACGTGCGGCAGACCGAGGGCGTGCAGGTGGCGCACCTGTTCGACAGCATGCTGGAACGTGCGGTCATCGGCCTGACCCTGGCCCTTTCCAGCTTGGACGAAGCGCGCGCCGAACAGGCCCGCACCGTGGTGCTGGATGCCGACCGCGCCATTGGCCTGCGTGACGACGCAGGCGGCAGTGCCGGGTGGCAGCATGCATTGCAGCGGGTGGCGCTCTCGTCTTCGTGCAGCGCGCTGCTGCGCGGCGTCGCGCTGCGGCTGCTGTTCGACACGCAGGCGGTGGCGGCCGACACGGTGCACGTGCAGCTGCAGCAACAGCTTTCGCCAGGTGCCGAGCCACTGCAAGCCGCGCAGTGGCTGGATGGCTTCCTCAACCGAAACGCCACCGTGCTGCTGCACGATGATGCGGTGTGGCGGATGATCGACGAATGGGTGGTGGCGCTGGACGAGGCGCAGCTGGTGCGCGTGCTGCCGCTGGTGCGGCGGACCTTTGCCGCCTTCGAGGCCGCCGATCGCCGTGACCTGGGCACCCGTGTGAAGCGGGCCCCGGTGCAGAAACCCGCGGCCGTGCTGGCCCCGGACTGGAACGTGGCACGCGCCGAACGCGCGTTGCCGATGCTGCGCGAACTGCTCGGGCTGCCCGCATGA